The following coding sequences lie in one Lentilactobacillus sp. SPB1-3 genomic window:
- a CDS encoding ABC transporter permease: MNSKSSKFGRLYLIVIFLLLYIPIIYLIVYSFSTGTTMDNFHGFTLRHYQDLFADKRMLAIFLNTILIALLSSLISTVIGTIGAFNISNAKRRRTKQVLLSLNSILLVSPDVIIGASFLIFFTALSIPLGFWSVLLSHIAFEIPIVLLMVLPRLNEMSPSLINAAKDLGASQSQILSDIVIPFIQPGIISGFFMAITYSLDDFAVTFFVTGNGFTTLSVEIYSRARQGIDLEINALSGIMFIFSLILVVAYYFIEHQNQSGSSKKKRRLEERH; encoded by the coding sequence GTGAATTCTAAATCCTCTAAGTTTGGTAGACTCTATTTAATCGTCATTTTCTTATTGCTATATATTCCAATTATTTATTTGATTGTCTATTCCTTTTCCACTGGAACTACTATGGATAACTTCCATGGTTTTACTCTAAGACATTACCAGGACTTATTTGCTGACAAACGGATGCTGGCAATATTTTTAAACACTATTTTAATCGCGCTACTATCCTCACTAATTTCCACGGTTATCGGAACCATTGGGGCATTCAACATTAGCAATGCTAAACGGCGGCGAACTAAGCAGGTTTTGCTATCACTAAACAGCATCTTACTGGTATCTCCAGATGTAATTATCGGTGCTAGTTTCTTGATCTTTTTTACAGCACTCAGCATCCCTCTTGGATTCTGGTCCGTCCTCCTAAGTCATATTGCTTTTGAAATTCCAATCGTCTTATTAATGGTGTTACCAAGACTAAATGAAATGAGCCCCTCATTAATTAATGCAGCTAAAGACCTTGGTGCCAGCCAAAGCCAAATCTTATCAGATATCGTTATTCCCTTTATCCAACCGGGAATTATCTCTGGATTCTTTATGGCGATTACATATTCACTGGATGACTTTGCGGTAACTTTCTTTGTTACTGGAAATGGCTTTACTACCTTATCTGTGGAGATCTATTCTCGGGCTCGTCAAGGTATCGACTTAGAGATCAATGCATTGTCAGGGATCATGTTTATCTTCTCATTGATTCTCGTAGTCGCTTACTATTTCATTGAACACCAAAATCAAAGTGGGTCCTCTAAAAAGAAACGTCGATTGGAGGAAAGACACTAA
- a CDS encoding ABC transporter permease, translating to MNNKLRCLLYAPYALWLLLFVIAPVALIFYYSFFNIAHHFTLDNYKTFFESGTYLTMTANSVFYAFLITLFTLIISYPMAYYISKLKHRDLWILLVILPTWINLLLKAYAFIGLLSHDGLVNNLSQFLGLGVHHMLFTNTSFILVAAYIQIPFMILPIYNSLLDINDSYIRASRDLGATSAQTFMKVILPLTKPGIQSGIQIVFIPSLSLFMLSRLIGGNKIITLGTAVEEHFLTTMNWGMGSTIGVVLIISMAIVMFFTSNRRKRRGPIK from the coding sequence ATGAATAACAAGTTAAGATGTTTGTTATATGCTCCCTATGCATTGTGGCTATTGTTATTTGTAATCGCTCCGGTGGCTTTGATTTTTTACTACTCTTTCTTTAATATCGCGCACCATTTTACTTTAGATAACTACAAGACATTCTTTGAATCTGGCACTTATTTGACTATGACCGCCAACTCAGTTTTTTATGCCTTCTTAATTACGCTGTTCACTCTAATCATCAGTTATCCAATGGCCTACTATATTAGTAAGTTGAAGCATCGTGACTTGTGGATACTACTAGTCATCTTGCCTACTTGGATCAACTTGTTATTAAAGGCCTATGCGTTCATTGGCTTGCTAAGTCATGATGGTTTGGTCAATAATCTGTCACAATTTTTAGGCCTAGGCGTTCACCACATGTTATTTACCAATACTAGCTTTATTCTCGTGGCAGCTTATATTCAGATTCCATTTATGATCTTACCGATCTATAACTCCCTGCTAGATATTAATGATTCATATATTCGAGCAAGTAGAGATTTAGGAGCAACATCGGCGCAAACCTTTATGAAAGTAATCTTGCCCTTAACTAAACCAGGAATCCAATCAGGGATTCAAATTGTATTTATTCCTTCACTATCACTATTCATGCTTTCAAGATTGATTGGTGGTAACAAAATCATTACGTTGGGAACTGCTGTCGAAGAGCACTTTTTAACCACGATGAATTGGGGAATGGGTTCAACCATTGGTGTGGTATTGATTATCTCAATGGCCATCGTCATGTTCTTCACCAGTAATCGGCGCAAACGAAGGGGGCCAATCAAGTGA